The Sagittula sp. P11 genome window below encodes:
- a CDS encoding alpha/beta fold hydrolase, producing the protein MSLTPAPFYADLSEGPEGSRAFWVEAPDLLRLRIAHFPSQGTRGTVLLFPGRTEYVEKYGRTAAALAEAGYHTLAIDWRGQGLADRMLEDPRTGHVGLFEDYQHDVAAMKAIAKVLDLPRPLHLIAHSMGGCIGLRSVMDGLPVASAVFTGPMWGIRIANPVRPAAWAISRVSKSVGLGHVYAPGTGADSYVASAEFEDNLLTRDPDMWDYMRRQVLAHPELQLGGPSLHWLHEALAETRSLARRPSPQLPCICFCGSNERIVDVDRIRTRMANWPGGRLDMVPAGEHEIMMEVPSTRERVVSEMVALFDSAGEAQALTA; encoded by the coding sequence ATGTCTCTGACCCCCGCGCCTTTCTACGCAGATCTGTCCGAAGGTCCCGAAGGCTCGCGTGCCTTCTGGGTCGAGGCGCCGGATCTGCTGCGGTTGCGTATCGCGCATTTCCCGTCGCAGGGAACGCGGGGGACTGTCCTGCTCTTTCCGGGGCGGACCGAATACGTGGAGAAATACGGTCGCACCGCCGCGGCCCTTGCCGAGGCCGGGTATCACACGCTGGCCATCGACTGGCGCGGACAGGGGCTGGCCGACCGGATGCTGGAAGACCCGCGCACCGGCCACGTCGGCCTGTTCGAGGACTACCAGCACGACGTCGCGGCGATGAAGGCCATTGCCAAGGTGCTTGACCTGCCGCGTCCGCTGCACCTGATCGCCCATTCCATGGGCGGCTGCATCGGCCTGCGGTCGGTGATGGACGGGCTGCCGGTGGCCTCTGCCGTGTTCACCGGCCCGATGTGGGGCATCCGCATCGCCAACCCGGTCCGGCCCGCCGCCTGGGCGATCAGCCGGGTGTCGAAGTCCGTGGGTCTGGGCCACGTCTACGCGCCGGGCACGGGGGCCGACAGCTACGTCGCCTCGGCCGAGTTCGAGGACAACCTCCTGACACGCGACCCGGACATGTGGGACTACATGCGCCGCCAGGTGCTGGCCCATCCGGAGCTGCAACTGGGGGGCCCCTCCCTGCACTGGCTGCACGAGGCGCTGGCGGAGACGCGCTCGCTTGCGCGCCGCCCCTCGCCGCAACTTCCCTGCATCTGCTTCTGCGGATCGAACGAACGCATCGTCGACGTGGACCGCATCCGCACCCGCATGGCCAACTGGCCCGGCGGACGGCTGGACATGGTGCCCGCGGGCGAGCACGAGATCATGATGGAAGTCCCCTCCACCCGCGAGCGCGTGGTGTCGGAGATGGTCGCGCTTTTCGACAGCGCCGGCGAGGCACAGGCCCTCACCGCCTGA
- a CDS encoding SCP2 sterol-binding domain-containing protein — MSEVVTKAVAALQEKMAGESFDGSAKFVIEDEGSVIIEGDTVREGDDATDVTLTADRDTFEAILSGDLNPTAAFMGGKLAVDGDMSAAMRLAGVLA; from the coding sequence ATGAGCGAAGTTGTGACCAAGGCGGTGGCCGCCCTGCAGGAAAAGATGGCCGGTGAGTCCTTCGACGGCTCTGCGAAATTCGTCATCGAGGACGAAGGCAGCGTGATCATCGAGGGCGACACCGTCCGCGAGGGCGACGATGCCACCGATGTCACCCTGACCGCCGACCGCGACACGTTCGAGGCCATTCTTTCAGGCGACCTTAACCCGACTGCTGCATTCATGGGCGGCAAGCTCGCGGTCGATGGCGACATGTCGGCTGCAATGCGCCTTGCCGGAGTGCTTGCCTGA
- a CDS encoding tetratricopeptide repeat protein → MEFKNTVTAILATVMISVPFAVSADERLDELMSELRGADSETAAQRLENQIITEWSKTGSPAMDLLLKRGRDALEVEDLDAALEHFRALTDHAPEFAEGWHGLALAYFEEERLGESMDALERVLALNPDHFGALRGVGAIHEQVGHEALAYRAYERVLELRPHDEDVENALERLESKVKGVSL, encoded by the coding sequence ATGGAATTCAAAAATACCGTCACGGCAATTCTTGCCACAGTCATGATTTCCGTACCATTCGCGGTATCGGCGGATGAGCGCCTTGACGAGCTCATGTCGGAGCTTCGGGGCGCGGACTCGGAGACCGCGGCGCAGCGGCTGGAAAACCAGATCATCACGGAGTGGTCGAAGACCGGCTCCCCGGCGATGGACCTGCTGCTGAAGCGGGGCCGGGACGCGCTTGAGGTCGAGGATCTCGATGCGGCGCTCGAACATTTCCGGGCGCTGACAGATCACGCGCCGGAGTTCGCCGAAGGCTGGCACGGGCTGGCGCTGGCCTACTTCGAGGAGGAGCGGCTGGGCGAATCGATGGACGCGCTGGAGCGCGTGCTGGCGCTCAACCCCGACCACTTTGGCGCGCTGCGCGGTGTGGGCGCGATCCACGAACAGGTTGGCCATGAGGCGCTTGCCTATCGGGCCTATGAACGGGTACTTGAGCTCAGGCCGCATGACGAGGACGTTGAAAACGCGCTCGAGCGGCTGGAAAGCAAGGTAAAGGGTGTGTCTCTGTAA